A window of Vicia villosa cultivar HV-30 ecotype Madison, WI unplaced genomic scaffold, Vvil1.0 ctg.001554F_1_1, whole genome shotgun sequence contains these coding sequences:
- the LOC131635794 gene encoding psbP-like protein 1, chloroplastic: MASLQNSPTLHRTLFHNSFPQKHGSGFRSSRRDGISFIVKASHEPSLSQDEPGRRQMIAIGATAPLVFLFDQQSISFAAESGFQPVVDRKDGYSFVYPFGWQEVVIEGQDKVFKDVIEPLENVSVTMIPTGKQDIKEFGSPEEVAATLIKKVLAPPNQKTKIIKATERDIDGKVYYQFEFIAQAPNFTRHALSAVSIGNGKFYTLTTGANERRWGKMKDRLQNIVDSFKLFNVTA; the protein is encoded by the exons ATGGCATCCCTGCAGAATTCACCTACACTTCACCGAACACTCTTTCACAACTCTTTCCCTCAG AAACATGGTAGTGGTTTTCGTTCATCTAGAAGAGATGGCATTTCCTTCATTGTCAAAGCTTCACATGAACCTTCACTTTCTCaag ATGAACCCGGTAGGCGCCAGATGATCGCCATTGGAGCTACTGCCCCGTTAGTCTTTTTGTTCGACCAACAATCAATTTCTT TTGCCGCAGAATCAGGATTTCAACCGGTTGTAGATAGGAAAGACGGATATTCGTTTGTCTACCCTTTCGGGTGGCAG GAAGTAGTGATTGAAGGTCAAGATAAGGTGTTCAAAGATGTTATCGAACCGTTGGAAAACGTCAGCGTAACGATGATCCCAACTGGAAAACAAGATATTAAAGAGTTTGGATCGCCTGAAGAG GTTGCAGCAACTCTAATTAAAAAAGTTTTGGCACCTCCAAACCAGAAAACAAAGATAATTAAAGCAACCGAG CGTGATATTGACGGAAAAGTGTATTATCAATTTGAGTTCATTGCTCAGGCTCCAAACTTCACTCGTCACGCTCTCAGCGCAGTCTCTATTGGAAATG GTAAGTTTTACACGCTGACGACAGGAGCGAACGAGAGAAGATGGGGGAAGATGAAAGACAGATTGCAGAATATAGTAGATTCCTTCAAACTGTTCAATGTAACAGCTTGA